TTTACTCTACAAACAAAATCACACTTCAAATGGACCTTCTGGATAAGGTAACCCTACACCCCATTGCGCGAATAGGTAATTTCTGCATGTATCATATTCTGTGCCATCAGCAGCTAACCATTTAAACGGCTTGCCTTGGTTATCAATAATGCGACGATAACTTTCCATGACTCTATAGAGTTCATTATAAACTCCGCTAGACCTTAAACTCGGATCGCCTTTAAAGCCAAAAGCAACAGCTGCAAAAGGCGTGATTAACACGCTCAATTCTTCAATTTCGAGTTTATCTAAGGCAGATTTAAAGAGGATCTCTCGACTGGTAACCATGATTCGTTCTCCTCAACGAAATCATCTCGTAATAATAATATCGACAGACATTTCCATAAACATAAATTTATTTCGAGATGGCTAACTTGGTGTACATCAGTTATTAGTAAATACCTACTACATGTGCGGTATGCACAATTAAATTCTAGTTGAGTTGTCGGCTACTCGCCAAAAAACAGATATAAAAAATGCGCCTAAAGGCGCACTTCTTAGAATAAATTTAAATTAGTCTTGAATTTACTCAACTTTTAACGCTTTTCCATCATGAATATGCTCTTCACCGCGTGTTTTTGCTAATTGAATCTGCTTTTCACGTTCTCTAAAGCGTTGTAGTTGGTCAGAAGTTAACTTGTCGAAGCAATGCGAGCACGAAACGCCTTTTTCGTATTTCTCAGACTGTTTTTCTTCTTCAGTAATAGGCATTCTGCAACCATAACATTGGTCGTAGCTGCCTTGCTCTAAACCATGCTTAACGGCAACACGTTGATCGAAAACAAAGCATTCGCCTTCCCACTTTGAGTTTTCTTCTGGTACTTCTTCTAAATACTTCAAAATACCACCCTCTAGGTGATAAACCTCTTCAAAGCCTTGCTCTTTCAAGTATGCAGTGGATTTTTCACAACGAATACCGCCTGTACAAAACATGGCGACTTTTTTGTTTTTATTAGGATCTAGGTTTTCTTTAACCCAAGCTGGAAATTCTCGGAACGATTCGGTGTCAGGGTTAATTGCACCTTCAAACGTACCAATGCCAATTTCGTAGTCGTTACGGGTGTCTACCGTTATTACATCAGGATCTGAAATTAAGTCGTTCCATTCATCAGGTTTAACATAAGTACCAACAACAAGGTTAGGATCGATTCCTTCAACGCCCATTGTTACTATTTCTTTTTTCAGTTTAACTTTTGTGCGGTAAAACGTTTGCGTGTCTGCTAGCGATTCTTTATGAGAAATATTAGCAAAACGTTCGTCTGATTTAAGCCAGTTTAAAACCGCGTCAATACCTTCACGTGGGCCACTAATCGTGCCATTAATCCCTTCTTGAGCGAGTAACAACGTACCTTTAACATCGTTACTGATCATTTGTTGATATAACGGTTCGCGAATGTCTTCAAAATCAGGCAGGGATACAAATTGGTATAACGCAGCAACAACATATTTCATGAATTGTTCTCTTAGATTGCAGCACTAAATCGCAAATTTAGCGCAATTAAAAGATAGTGTTTAAGCTTAAGATCAGTTGACCCTGTACTTAAACACTTAAAATTTGAAGGCGCATTATACTGATTTTTAAACGCGTTACCAGTGCTACTGTGCGAATATTAAACAGCAATTAAGCTTCTAGTGCAGGTCTTGCTTGCGCCATATACCGTTCAATTGTGGTGACAATCGTCATGGTTTGCTGGTCAACTTCAATATTAACTAAGTCACCTTCTTGACGAGTTCCTAAGGTCGTTATATTTAATGTTTCAGGAATTAGGTGAAGTGAAAATCGATTATTTTCTACCTTGCCGACTGTTAGGCTAATGCCATCGATGGCAATAAATCCTTTATGGATGATATATTTCATCCACTGTTGAGGCACTTCAAGTATAAACTCACAATTAGATTGAGTTTTATTTATCAACACAATTTTTGCTTGCGTTTGTATATGGCCAGACACAATATGACCACCTAATTCCGTGCCAAATGTCATAGAACGTTCTACATTAACTTTATCGCCTTGTTTAATTTGCGATAAGTTAGTTAATTTTAGCGTTTCATCGATTACGTCGAAATACACTTGGCCTACAACATCGCTATTGTGTAGTTCGTATTTTACAACGGTTAGGCACACACCGTTAATCGCTATGCTGGCACCGTGATTTAAATGTTGCATATGCTCAGCAGGAACCGAGATTACAATTGATAGAAAATTATCTTTTTCAGCTATAGAAATAACTGTGCCTTTAGTTTGAACAATTCCGGTAAACACGTTTCACCTTTATACTTTTAAATTTTTACTTTGTTAAGCTGTACTAAAAAAGAATACAATGCGCCTTTATACCAAATAACTAAGTCGAGGGAAAACTTGCGTTTTTCAGCATTTGAAGCGGATAAGCTAATTAAGCTTGCCGTACCTATATTCTTGGCCCAAGTCACCCAAGTCATGATGTTTTTTGTTGATACGGTTATGTCTGGCCGTGTTAGTGCTACTGACATGGCAGCTGTATCGGTTTCGCAAGGTTTATGGAATCCTGCGCTTTTTACTATGCAAGGTATTCTTTTAGCGCTAACACCTATTATTTCACACCAATTTGGTGCTAAACAATCTCGTGATATCCCTTCAACCGTTTTCCAAGGTGTTTATATTGCGTTGTTATTATGCGTTATCGGTTTCGTGGGATATCAATTTGTAGAAGTTCCGCTACAAATGCTCAATTTAGAAGCAGAGCTATATCGCCTCACCATTGCTTATTTAGATTTTGTTGTTATCGGTTTGCCACCAGCATTATTGTTTTTTGTTTTACGCAATTTTTCTGAAGGTGTTTCCTATACCAAACCCGCTGTTATTATTAGCCTTATTGGGATAGTAATAAACATTCCTGCCAACTATATTTTTATTTATGGCGAGATGGGTGCTCCTGCTTTGGGTGGTGCTGGCTGTGGTTTAGCAACATCTATCGTGAATTGGGCCATGCTTTTTTCAATGCTAATTTATATACGCGTATCTAAGAAGTTGCACCAGTTTCAAATATTCAGCCGTTTTCATCTTCCAGATATAGCTGAAATTGTTACCATTGTACGGTTAGGCTTACCAATTGCGTTCTCAATCTTATTTGAAACGTGTTTATTTGCATTCATTCCATTATTCATTGCATCTATGGGCAGTGTGTATGTTGCTAGCCACCAAGTTGCTAATAATTTTAGTGCACTGGTCTTTATGCTTCCGCTTAGTTTTTCAATGGCAGTGACTATTCGAATAGGCTATTTATACGGCGGAGGAGCCATAGACAAAATGCGTGACTCAGTAAAAACCAGTTTGATAGTGGCCGGTGCGATAGGTATTACTACGGCACTCTTTACATTGGTTACGCGTAACTATATTGCACAATTTTATACTAATGACCCGGAAGTTATTCTGATCGCAAATTCATTATTAATTCTTGCAGCGATGTATCAAATATCTGATTCTTTTCAGGTTGTGTCGGCTGGTATCTTAAAAGGCTTCAAATTAACCAAACCACTTTTTTATATTACCTTTATTGCTTATTGGCCAATAGGGTTTGGCATTGGGTATATACTTGGTAAAACCGATCTTATTGTGCCTGCGATGGGACCGCATGGCTTTTGGATAGGGATAGTAGTTGGTCTTACCGTAGGCGCAATCATGTTTGCGTTTAAATTACATAGTACGCTTAAGCGACCAGAATTTTCTTGTGCTTAGCACTGAACAAACTTAAGTTTTACTAGCTAACTGGAAAGCACACAGTGATATATACAAAGCATGTATACCAAAACAAAAAAAACAAAGTGCTTATTTTACTTTGTGCTTTTTTACCGTTAGCAGGTTGTACACCAACACCACTGTCAATATTCGATACCTATGAAGCGCGCCTAGAAAAAACATTAACTAAGGCATTGTCAGCAAATAGTAACAGCAATAATCTTCCTTCACTTGAATCAGTGTCTGTCAATCGCCCTACAGCGCCTCGATTTAAATTACTTGAAAGGCCAATACCGGAAATGAGTATGGGCTTAGTAAACACTTTTAAATACGCCAGATGCGGACTTCAAGAGTTAATCGGGCAACGTAATAGTGGTTTAGGCAGACTCATGCCTCCAAGTCATAAACTTAGGTATGAGATCACGTTTATTGATATCGCTGAGATCTGCTTGGCTGAAGAGAAACTACAAAATGATGAAGAATTGAAAACCATTCTTGTAGAAAAACGCCAAGCGTTACCTATCGTATTTAATAACTTTATTATAAATGATAAAGAGTTAAGGCATTTAATTAGTGTGGGCAAAAACGCACTTGAAGAAGAAGGTAATGCCGGACTGACCCAAGCAATTGAGGTGCTGAATTACTTATTAGATATAAGAGCGCAGATTGAGCAATCTTCAATGCCAGCCGTAACACAACTAGAGCCATTGTTATCTGAACTTTACGGAAATAATAGCGTGCCAAACTTGTTAAAAGCGGAACTGCTATTATTACCGAAGTTACAATCTCTTAATCAGTATTTATCAACAATAAGTCACAACCGTATATGTGCTAATAAAGCGTCACTTAAGCACGCTGAAGTGCTGTTCAACATTAATCAAAAATATTTTATTGAAGGGCTACAAGGATATTTAGCAAAATTACAGCGTTATCACTTTAATATAGATAATCTGATTATTTCTTTGTTTATGCCTGTGAATAAAGCACAGTCGACTAGTCAACACGCTGAGTTTGAAAAGTACCTTAAGTATTATTTTACTAGTGAGCCAGACAGCCTACAAAGTCAGCTAAAAAATGAAATACAAGCCCATGTGAAATGGTGGGTAAACTTACGTAAAACTTGCAATAACTATACGTAACGTTGTTTGCGATAGGTTACATATTAATCAAACGCAGCAAGCACTTAAAAAATATCTTGCATATGAAATTCAACCCCATTAGTATACGCGTCGCTGACAACAACTTGTTGTCATTTGTACGACCGTAGCTCAGCTGGTTAGAGCACTACCTTGACATGGTAGGGGTCGGTGGTTCGAGTCCACTCGGTCGTACCAATTTCTATTGTTTATATCCCGCTTATTTCTTAATTTTATTTATTGATATTTAGCTCATCGTAAATGATTCAAATGGCTTACTGCGTCTTTGAATTGCTCATTCAGCTCTTCATGCGTAATTACACGCTTTTTAACATCAAAATTATCATGAAAACAAGGTATTGCTAAACTTGCCTTAACTACCCCATCAAAATAAGGCGCAGATTCAACTGCACTTGCGAGTACGCTACTTCCCCCTCTTGGGCCTGGCGAACTTGAGAACAATACCATTGGCTTATGATTAAACACTTTAGTTTCTATTCTAGAGCACCAATCAAATAAATTTTTGTATGCCGCGGTATATGAGCCATTATGTTCAGCAAAAGAAATAATTATTCCGTCACTATTTCGTATTTTTTCGAGAAAATCTTTCGCTAATTGTGGATGCCCTATTTCAGCTTCTTTGTCTTGGCTAAATAATGGCAATTCATAATCATTTAAATCTAAAACTTCAACTTCAGCGTTTTTCAACAATTGAGCCGCATAGTTAACCAACATTTTATTGATAGATTTGGTGTGGTTACTAGCAGCAAACGCGACAATTTTCATGTTCAATACCTTGATCTTATAAAAACTATAATAATAGCTTCTTCTTACACATTTGCCTCATAGCACTAACATGTCAAAATCACTGCTTTATGTTTACTTTAATCACGCATTTTAATATTGGCTATTAAATAACCTGTCTAAAAGATATTCCGCATTACCCAACATCATGATACCGTGTGGTTATAACTTACTAATTAGCTTGAGTTTCTGTTTGAATAATAAGTATATTCCCCTTTTTATACTGCCACTTATTTTCTTTTTGTTTGCTTTGGTATCTATTGAGGCAATTGCGCATGGCGTAGACGAAACTACACGGCATTTTTTGCTACAAAGTCAGGGCGTACAATTCATGCCTTTTGTATATATTGGCGCTAAACACATGATCACAGGTTATGATCATTTATTGTTTATAGCAGGCGTAATATTCTTCCTGTACAAAAGTAGAGAAATTATTCTTTATGTGAGCATGTTTACGATTGGTCATAGCATAACGCTACTATATGGCGTGCTAAATGACATTCAAATAAACGCTTACTTAATTGATGCAATCATCGGATTATCAATTGTATATAAAGGGTTTGACAACCTTGGTGGCTTTAAGCGCACTATTGGCTTTTCACCCAATCCAAAAGCAGCTGTACTTATTTTTGGCTTATTTCACGGGTTTGGTCTTGCAACTAAAATTCAAGAGTTTGGCTTATCTTCAAACGGGCTGCTAACCAACCTTATCGCCTTTAATGTAGGGGTTGAAATAGGTCAACTAAGTGCCTTAGCACTTATCTTAATTTTCATTAGTTTTTGGCGAAAACATCATAGCTTTAAGCAGTTTTCTGCCACCACTAATACATTGCTGATGAGCGCGGGGTTTATGTTAATGGGCTATCACTTAACAGGTTACGCTGTTAGTTAATATCAGACTGTTAGCCAATATTAATCCGTTTTCAGTTAATTATTTATTTTAGAGAGTGACCAATGCCAGAAACCCTATCCACTGCATCATTAATTAAGTCTACAGTTATATCATTAGTGATAGCCATCTGTGCGTTAGTTACTATTATTCTTCCAGCAGAATACAATATTGATCCCACAGGCATTGGCAAGCTGTTGGGTTTAACAGCATTAGCAAACACACCCCACTCCCCGGCAAAAAGTGATACGGTGCAAAATAACAATGAGCATACTATTAATGAAAATGCGACTGTGCTAACCGATTCCATTACCGTAGAAGTACCCGCTGACCGCGGAATAGAGTACAAGTTTTACATGAAACAGTATCAAAAAATGGAGTATGAATGGGTGACGGATGGCGAACCATTGTACTTTGATCTACATGGTGAGCCTGAAGGTGACACAACGGGCTACTTTGAAAGTTACGCGATTACTACTTCAAATCAAATGAAAGGCAGTTTTACAGCACCTTTCGCGGGCTCCCATGGTTGGTATTGGAAAAACACATCAAGACAACCCGTAAATATTACATTAAACGTTAAAGGTAACTACACCCTTATTGGCTTGAAGCAGTAACATTCACTATTTGCTTACCAACAATTCCACCCGCTAATTGGTTGCGCAATGCACTAGACACTGCCGCTGCATTAAAGCTAACTGGAAATAGCTTAGGAAGCTTTAACGTTTCGTTACTCACACCTTCTAAAAGCAAGTTGCCCATAAAACTCATTTTTTGTTGAGCACATAAACTATTACCAAGCCATGCACCACCTAGAGATACAATGCTTAAATTAGGTGCTTTGCAAAACAGTAGATCATTATCCAACGCAGGTAATGGGTTTAAACATGCAATTCGGCCGCAAAATCGTAATAGCGCTATGTTACGGTTTGTGGTTTCACCGCAAATTGAATCTAATATGGTATCAAATCCTTGTGGCCCAACTTCTTTGCGAATGTTATCTACAAGCTTTGGATCGTTATAATCAAAAACGGCATCTGCACCAAGCTGTTTTAAATATTTATGATTGGACTTTGAAGCGGTAGTAAAAACAATTGCACCCCGTTGCTTGGCAAACTGAATGGCTAACTGCCCTATTGCACCCGCGCCTGCTTCAATTAAAATTGATTCACCTTCTTGTAATTGCAGTTTTTCAAGTGCAATCAATGCTGGCATGCCTGCACAAGGTAATGACGCAGCTGCATCCGAGGTAACATTATCAGGCACCAGAGACACGGCATAATTTGGCACCACCGCATATTCCGACAGCGCCCCTTGCCCTGCTAAATTGGCGTGCCACATCACGCGCTGACCGCAACTTGGAAACATACCCTTGCCAGACTTAACCACTACACCAACAGCATCCAATCCAATAACATGTGGATATTGCCACTGACAAAAACCAGACTTAACAAATTTTGCATCTACTGGGCTTAGCCCAACCGACTCAACTTTTACTAACACCTCACCTTCGTTAAGTGGAGGTACATCTAAGATAAGATCCACTAATTCGATATCTGCACTAGGCTCAGTGATACCAATAGCACGCATGGTGGTTGGAATATCAGAATCGACAAGGTATGTTTGCATATTACCGCCTTATGCACCATTTGATTGTAATAGAGTTAACGCATGGCTCCACTGACCGTTAAAGGCTTTAAACGCCTCAACACGCGAAATTAAAGAC
This is a stretch of genomic DNA from Flocculibacter collagenilyticus. It encodes these proteins:
- the trhO gene encoding oxygen-dependent tRNA uridine(34) hydroxylase TrhO — its product is MKYVVAALYQFVSLPDFEDIREPLYQQMISNDVKGTLLLAQEGINGTISGPREGIDAVLNWLKSDERFANISHKESLADTQTFYRTKVKLKKEIVTMGVEGIDPNLVVGTYVKPDEWNDLISDPDVITVDTRNDYEIGIGTFEGAINPDTESFREFPAWVKENLDPNKNKKVAMFCTGGIRCEKSTAYLKEQGFEEVYHLEGGILKYLEEVPEENSKWEGECFVFDQRVAVKHGLEQGSYDQCYGCRMPITEEEKQSEKYEKGVSCSHCFDKLTSDQLQRFREREKQIQLAKTRGEEHIHDGKALKVE
- a CDS encoding riboflavin synthase subunit alpha, whose amino-acid sequence is MFTGIVQTKGTVISIAEKDNFLSIVISVPAEHMQHLNHGASIAINGVCLTVVKYELHNSDVVGQVYFDVIDETLKLTNLSQIKQGDKVNVERSMTFGTELGGHIVSGHIQTQAKIVLINKTQSNCEFILEVPQQWMKYIIHKGFIAIDGISLTVGKVENNRFSLHLIPETLNITTLGTRQEGDLVNIEVDQQTMTIVTTIERYMAQARPALEA
- a CDS encoding MATE family efflux transporter, yielding MRFSAFEADKLIKLAVPIFLAQVTQVMMFFVDTVMSGRVSATDMAAVSVSQGLWNPALFTMQGILLALTPIISHQFGAKQSRDIPSTVFQGVYIALLLCVIGFVGYQFVEVPLQMLNLEAELYRLTIAYLDFVVIGLPPALLFFVLRNFSEGVSYTKPAVIISLIGIVINIPANYIFIYGEMGAPALGGAGCGLATSIVNWAMLFSMLIYIRVSKKLHQFQIFSRFHLPDIAEIVTIVRLGLPIAFSILFETCLFAFIPLFIASMGSVYVASHQVANNFSALVFMLPLSFSMAVTIRIGYLYGGGAIDKMRDSVKTSLIVAGAIGITTALFTLVTRNYIAQFYTNDPEVILIANSLLILAAMYQISDSFQVVSAGILKGFKLTKPLFYITFIAYWPIGFGIGYILGKTDLIVPAMGPHGFWIGIVVGLTVGAIMFAFKLHSTLKRPEFSCA
- a CDS encoding DUF3080 family protein, whose product is MIYTKHVYQNKKNKVLILLCAFLPLAGCTPTPLSIFDTYEARLEKTLTKALSANSNSNNLPSLESVSVNRPTAPRFKLLERPIPEMSMGLVNTFKYARCGLQELIGQRNSGLGRLMPPSHKLRYEITFIDIAEICLAEEKLQNDEELKTILVEKRQALPIVFNNFIINDKELRHLISVGKNALEEEGNAGLTQAIEVLNYLLDIRAQIEQSSMPAVTQLEPLLSELYGNNSVPNLLKAELLLLPKLQSLNQYLSTISHNRICANKASLKHAEVLFNINQKYFIEGLQGYLAKLQRYHFNIDNLIISLFMPVNKAQSTSQHAEFEKYLKYYFTSEPDSLQSQLKNEIQAHVKWWVNLRKTCNNYT
- a CDS encoding NADPH-dependent FMN reductase, with translation MKIVAFAASNHTKSINKMLVNYAAQLLKNAEVEVLDLNDYELPLFSQDKEAEIGHPQLAKDFLEKIRNSDGIIISFAEHNGSYTAAYKNLFDWCSRIETKVFNHKPMVLFSSSPGPRGGSSVLASAVESAPYFDGVVKASLAIPCFHDNFDVKKRVITHEELNEQFKDAVSHLNHLR
- a CDS encoding HupE/UreJ family protein, which translates into the protein MPLFILPLIFFLFALVSIEAIAHGVDETTRHFLLQSQGVQFMPFVYIGAKHMITGYDHLLFIAGVIFFLYKSREIILYVSMFTIGHSITLLYGVLNDIQINAYLIDAIIGLSIVYKGFDNLGGFKRTIGFSPNPKAAVLIFGLFHGFGLATKIQEFGLSSNGLLTNLIAFNVGVEIGQLSALALILIFISFWRKHHSFKQFSATTNTLLMSAGFMLMGYHLTGYAVS
- a CDS encoding zinc-binding dehydrogenase, giving the protein MQTYLVDSDIPTTMRAIGITEPSADIELVDLILDVPPLNEGEVLVKVESVGLSPVDAKFVKSGFCQWQYPHVIGLDAVGVVVKSGKGMFPSCGQRVMWHANLAGQGALSEYAVVPNYAVSLVPDNVTSDAAASLPCAGMPALIALEKLQLQEGESILIEAGAGAIGQLAIQFAKQRGAIVFTTASKSNHKYLKQLGADAVFDYNDPKLVDNIRKEVGPQGFDTILDSICGETTNRNIALLRFCGRIACLNPLPALDNDLLFCKAPNLSIVSLGGAWLGNSLCAQQKMSFMGNLLLEGVSNETLKLPKLFPVSFNAAAVSSALRNQLAGGIVGKQIVNVTASSQ